One segment of Mycolicibacterium neworleansense DNA contains the following:
- a CDS encoding copper transporter, with protein MITLRAHAISLAAVFLALAIGVALGSGLLSNTVLSGLRDDKLELQHQIDTLTDGKNALNEKLNAAGEFDAQMAPRMVRDALKDKSVVVFRTPDAVDGDVDAVSRFIRDAGGTVTGKITLTQEFVEANSADKLLSVVNSPIVPAGKQLSTAAVDQGSQAGDLLGITLLIDKNPAAAPVDDTQRQTVLTALRDTGFLTYDDPHIGAANTALIITGGGLGEDGGNRGATMARFAAGLAPHGTGTVLAGRSGSASGTGPVAVTRSDAGLTAVVSTVDDADSSAGQITAVLALSDLVSGGKPGKYGTGQGATSVTIPQ; from the coding sequence GTGATCACGTTGCGTGCGCACGCGATTTCCCTGGCGGCGGTGTTCCTGGCGCTGGCCATCGGGGTGGCGCTGGGCTCGGGGCTGCTGTCCAACACCGTCTTGTCGGGCCTTCGTGACGACAAGTTGGAACTGCAGCACCAGATCGACACCCTGACCGACGGCAAGAACGCGCTGAACGAAAAGCTCAATGCGGCGGGTGAATTCGATGCCCAGATGGCACCGCGCATGGTGCGCGACGCCTTGAAGGACAAGTCGGTGGTGGTGTTCCGCACGCCCGACGCGGTCGACGGCGACGTCGACGCCGTGTCTCGGTTCATCCGCGACGCGGGCGGCACGGTGACCGGGAAGATCACGCTCACGCAGGAGTTCGTTGAAGCGAATTCGGCAGACAAGCTGCTGTCGGTGGTCAACTCGCCGATCGTGCCGGCCGGCAAGCAGCTGAGCACCGCGGCGGTTGACCAGGGGTCCCAGGCGGGCGACCTGCTGGGCATCACGCTGCTGATCGACAAGAACCCGGCCGCCGCCCCCGTTGACGACACCCAGCGCCAGACCGTGCTCACCGCGCTGCGCGACACCGGCTTCCTGACGTATGACGATCCGCACATCGGGGCGGCCAACACGGCGCTGATCATCACCGGCGGAGGGCTCGGCGAGGACGGCGGCAACCGCGGCGCAACCATGGCCCGGTTCGCCGCGGGGCTGGCGCCGCACGGCACCGGGACTGTGCTCGCCGGCCGCTCGGGGTCGGCCTCTGGAACCGGTCCGGTGGCGGTGACCAGGTCGGATGCTGGTTTGACCGCTGTCGTCAGCACGGTCGACGACGCCGATTCCAGCGCCGGGCAGATCACCGCCGTTCTGGCGCTGAGCGACCTCGTCAGTGGCGGCAAGCCCGGCAAGTACGGCACCGGGCAGGGTGCGACGTCGGTGACCATCCCGCAATAG
- a CDS encoding VOC family protein, with amino-acid sequence MPGTTTPQLATGHVGINVTDLERSVAFYRSALGFEPLAVNGEGEHRYAFLGTGGTLRLTLWQQSNGRFSAETPGLHHLSFEAASIDEVRTVEAALKALGTEFAHDGVVAHGEGAASGGIFFTDPDGTRLEVYAPNGAQTAPAPHGSAPTCGFF; translated from the coding sequence ATGCCCGGAACCACCACGCCCCAGCTCGCCACCGGACACGTCGGCATCAACGTCACCGACCTGGAGCGCTCGGTCGCCTTCTACCGCAGCGCCCTGGGGTTCGAACCCCTGGCCGTCAACGGCGAAGGCGAGCACCGCTATGCCTTCCTCGGCACGGGCGGGACACTGCGGCTGACCCTCTGGCAGCAGAGCAACGGCCGGTTCTCCGCGGAAACACCAGGCCTGCATCACCTTTCGTTCGAGGCGGCCAGCATCGACGAGGTGCGGACCGTCGAGGCGGCACTGAAGGCCCTTGGCACGGAGTTCGCGCACGACGGCGTAGTCGCCCACGGTGAGGGAGCCGCGTCCGGGGGCATTTTCTTCACCGACCCGGACGGAACCCGGCTCGAGGTGTACGCCCCGAACGGCGCACAGACCGCTCCCGCACCCCACGGCTCCGCGCCGACCTGCGGATTCTTCTGA
- a CDS encoding HAD-IIA family hydrolase encodes MTTLARQHDCLLLDLDGTVFRGHEPTVGALESLAGLDARVLYVTNNASRAPEQVAEHLRELGFSAAPDDVVTSAQSAAHLLAAHLSPGSAVLVVGTDALAGEVSNVGLRPVRTFGEGPVAVVQGHSPDTAWPNLAEAALAIRSGALWVAANVDLTLPSERGLLPGNGSMVAALRVATGQDPLVAGKPQPTLMNDALSRGTYTAPLVVGDRLDTDIAGAVAAGLPSLMVLTGVSTAIEAVRAMPAERPGYLAADLRGLHADADTLRIGPDGAWQVDVDTNAVTVRASGQEPKDDLSVVRATAHAVWAADLDHTGFTVLAGDDTARRALQHWSLLSVPID; translated from the coding sequence GTGACCACGCTTGCGCGGCAACATGATTGCCTGCTGCTCGATCTCGATGGCACGGTGTTTCGGGGCCACGAGCCGACCGTGGGAGCTCTCGAGAGCCTGGCCGGCCTCGATGCGCGGGTGCTCTATGTCACCAACAACGCGTCACGCGCGCCCGAGCAGGTCGCCGAGCATCTGCGTGAACTCGGATTCAGTGCAGCACCCGATGATGTGGTGACCAGTGCCCAGAGCGCGGCGCACCTGCTGGCCGCCCATTTGTCGCCGGGCTCAGCGGTTCTCGTCGTCGGAACGGATGCGCTTGCCGGTGAGGTGAGCAATGTCGGGCTACGTCCGGTTCGGACGTTCGGCGAGGGCCCGGTCGCCGTGGTGCAGGGGCATTCACCGGATACCGCCTGGCCGAACTTGGCCGAGGCCGCGCTTGCCATCCGTTCTGGAGCGTTGTGGGTGGCCGCCAACGTGGATCTGACGTTGCCATCGGAGCGCGGCCTGCTGCCGGGCAACGGCTCGATGGTGGCGGCGTTGCGGGTGGCGACCGGACAGGACCCGCTCGTGGCCGGCAAGCCGCAGCCGACCCTGATGAACGATGCGTTGAGCCGTGGCACCTACACGGCCCCGCTCGTGGTGGGCGATCGGCTCGACACCGACATCGCCGGCGCCGTCGCCGCCGGGCTGCCGAGCCTGATGGTCCTCACCGGCGTCAGCACGGCGATCGAGGCAGTGCGCGCGATGCCCGCCGAGCGCCCCGGATACCTCGCCGCGGACCTGCGGGGACTGCACGCCGACGCCGACACGCTGCGCATCGGACCCGATGGGGCCTGGCAGGTGGACGTCGACACGAACGCGGTCACGGTGCGTGCCTCCGGGCAGGAGCCCAAAGACGACCTCTCCGTGGTGCGCGCCACCGCGCACGCGGTGTGGGCCGCGGACCTCGACCACACCGGTTTCACGGTGCTGGCCGGTGACGACACAGCGCGCCGGGCGCTGCAACATTGGTCGTTGCTGTCGGTTCCCATCGACTAG
- a CDS encoding CGNR zinc finger domain-containing protein has protein sequence MRDPRPHVGEPLALDLLNTRWMSADGPQDLLADVEGLQCWLLANGLIDRCEADEKSRTALISAREAILQALQSDSVGALNEVLDRGRIRLTLTPTGPAEAAEVAKPEWLAGWLAAGDLLRLLGEAPDRIKQCAHPHCILWFHDTSKNGARRWHSMATCGNRAKAARHYAAKRE, from the coding sequence ATGCGTGATCCGCGCCCGCATGTCGGCGAACCTCTTGCGCTGGATCTGTTGAACACCCGGTGGATGTCGGCAGATGGGCCGCAGGACCTTCTCGCGGACGTCGAGGGGCTGCAGTGCTGGTTGCTGGCCAACGGGTTGATCGACCGCTGCGAGGCCGACGAGAAATCGCGGACCGCGCTCATCTCGGCCCGGGAGGCGATCCTGCAGGCCCTGCAGTCAGACTCCGTCGGCGCTCTGAACGAGGTGCTCGACCGGGGCCGTATCCGCCTCACGCTCACGCCGACTGGTCCCGCCGAGGCGGCCGAGGTGGCCAAGCCGGAATGGCTCGCCGGCTGGCTGGCCGCGGGGGATTTGCTGCGGCTGCTGGGGGAGGCGCCCGATCGGATCAAGCAGTGCGCGCATCCGCACTGCATCCTCTGGTTCCACGACACCTCGAAGAACGGGGCCCGGCGCTGGCATTCGATGGCCACCTGTGGCAACCGGGCCAAGGCGGCGCGGCACTACGCGGCGAAGCGGGAATGA
- a CDS encoding TlyA family RNA methyltransferase: protein MARRARVDAELVRRGLARSRQQAAELIEAGRVRIDGMPAAKPATAVAPDTNITVIASEERTWVSRGAHKLIGALDAFDVTVEGRRCLDAGASTGGFTEVLLDRGAAEVVAADVGYGQLAWPLRSDERVHVLERTNVRELTPEAIGGPVQLIVADLSFISLATVLPALTACAAADADIVPMVKPQFEVGKDRVGAGGVVSDPELRIDAVCTVARKAAALQWHAVDVTASPLPGPSGNVEYFLHLRAQSERRLDGELLDQAVRRAVEEGPQ from the coding sequence GTGGCGCGGCGCGCCCGCGTTGATGCCGAGCTGGTGCGGCGGGGCCTGGCCCGGTCACGCCAGCAGGCGGCTGAACTGATCGAGGCAGGCAGGGTCCGGATCGACGGCATGCCGGCGGCCAAACCGGCCACCGCGGTGGCGCCGGACACCAACATCACGGTGATCGCCTCGGAGGAACGCACCTGGGTTTCCCGGGGTGCGCACAAGCTGATCGGTGCCCTCGACGCGTTCGACGTCACCGTCGAGGGACGGCGCTGCCTCGATGCCGGGGCGTCGACCGGGGGATTCACCGAAGTCCTACTCGACCGCGGCGCGGCCGAGGTGGTGGCCGCCGACGTCGGGTATGGCCAGCTGGCCTGGCCGCTGCGGTCAGACGAGCGGGTCCACGTGCTGGAACGCACGAATGTGCGGGAGTTGACCCCCGAGGCGATCGGCGGACCGGTGCAGTTGATCGTGGCCGACCTGTCGTTCATCTCGCTGGCCACCGTTCTTCCCGCGCTGACGGCCTGCGCGGCGGCCGACGCCGATATCGTTCCGATGGTGAAACCGCAGTTCGAGGTCGGAAAGGACCGGGTGGGCGCGGGCGGCGTGGTGTCGGATCCCGAGTTGCGCATCGACGCGGTGTGCACGGTCGCCCGTAAGGCAGCCGCACTGCAGTGGCATGCTGTCGATGTGACGGCAAGCCCGCTTCCAGGCCCCTCGGGCAATGTCGAATACTTCCTGCACCTGCGTGCCCAGAGCGAGCGTCGGCTGGACGGCGAGTTGCTCGACCAGGCAGTGCGGCGGGCAGTCGAGGAGGGCCCGCAATGA
- a CDS encoding NAD kinase — protein sequence MTSERTILLVVHTGRDEATEVARRVEKVLGDNGIGLKVLSAEAVDRGPLHLAPDDMRALGVDIEVVDADERAAEGCELVLVLGGDGTFLRAAELARNVEIPVVGVNLGRIGFLAEAEAEAIDHVLERVIERDYRIEERMTLDIVVRVGTDVVNRGWALNEASLEKGPRLGVLGVVLEVDGRPVSSFGCDGVLVSTPTGSTAYAFSAGGPVLWPDLEAILVVPNNAHALFARPMVTSPLASIAIEIEASGNDALVFCDGRREMVVPAGGRLEVTRCGTPLKWVRLDSAPFTDRLVRKFRLPVTGWRGQ from the coding sequence ATGACGTCTGAACGCACGATCCTGCTGGTGGTACACACCGGCCGGGACGAGGCGACCGAAGTCGCCCGCCGGGTGGAAAAGGTGCTCGGCGACAACGGCATTGGTTTGAAGGTGCTGTCAGCGGAGGCCGTGGACCGCGGCCCGCTGCATCTGGCACCCGACGACATGCGCGCCCTCGGGGTGGACATCGAGGTGGTCGACGCCGACGAACGCGCCGCCGAGGGGTGCGAACTCGTGCTGGTGCTCGGCGGGGACGGGACGTTCCTGCGGGCCGCCGAGCTCGCCCGCAATGTCGAGATCCCCGTGGTGGGCGTCAATCTGGGCCGGATCGGATTTCTGGCCGAGGCGGAGGCCGAGGCGATCGACCATGTCCTCGAGCGCGTGATCGAGCGCGATTACCGCATCGAGGAACGGATGACCCTCGACATCGTCGTGCGCGTCGGGACCGATGTGGTGAACCGGGGTTGGGCGCTCAACGAGGCCAGCCTGGAGAAGGGGCCGCGGCTCGGGGTGCTCGGTGTGGTCCTGGAGGTCGACGGCCGACCGGTCTCGTCCTTCGGCTGCGACGGGGTGCTCGTGTCGACGCCGACAGGGTCCACCGCCTACGCGTTCTCGGCCGGCGGCCCGGTGCTGTGGCCGGACCTGGAGGCGATTCTGGTGGTGCCCAACAATGCTCACGCGCTGTTCGCCCGGCCGATGGTGACCAGCCCGCTGGCCAGTATCGCCATCGAGATCGAAGCGAGCGGCAATGATGCCCTGGTGTTCTGCGACGGTCGCCGCGAGATGGTGGTGCCGGCCGGTGGCCGGCTCGAGGTGACCCGCTGCGGCACACCGCTGAAATGGGTGCGGCTGGATTCGGCACCGTTCACCGATCGGTTGGTCCGCAAGTTCCGGTTGCCGGTCACCGGATGGCGGGGACAGTAG
- the steA gene encoding putative cytokinetic ring protein SteA codes for MKMSTLLTRNASSRPGVTGTARVDRDIDRLLRRVGPGDIVVLDAQDLDRITADALVEANIAGVVNASPSISGRYPNLGPEVLVANGVVLIDEAGPEVFKKIKDGARIRLNNGGVYSGDRRIAVGTERNDQEIHELMHDAKSGLVAHLEAFAGNTIEFIRSESPLLIDGIGIPNIDVDLHRRHVVIVAEEPDAAADLKALKPFIKEYQPVLVGVGAGADVLRKAGYRPALIVGDPDKMSVEVLRSGAQVVLPADADGHAAGLERIQDLGVGAMTFPAAGSAADLALLLCDHHGASLIVTAGHTASIEEFFDRTRQRSNPSTFLTRLKVGEKLVDAKAVATLYRSRVSGGAIALLVLAMLVAVVVALWVSRADGAVLDWVVDCWNRFTLWVQNLVS; via the coding sequence ATGAAGATGTCCACGCTGCTCACCCGCAATGCCAGCTCGCGTCCGGGAGTGACCGGCACTGCTCGAGTGGACCGCGATATCGACCGGCTGCTGCGGCGCGTCGGCCCCGGCGACATCGTCGTCCTCGATGCCCAGGACCTGGATCGGATCACAGCTGACGCGCTGGTCGAGGCGAATATTGCCGGTGTCGTCAACGCTTCGCCGTCGATCTCCGGCCGCTATCCGAACCTGGGACCCGAGGTGCTCGTCGCCAACGGCGTCGTGCTGATCGACGAGGCCGGGCCGGAGGTGTTCAAGAAGATCAAGGACGGGGCGCGGATCCGTCTGAACAACGGCGGCGTCTACTCCGGTGACCGGCGCATCGCGGTCGGCACCGAGCGCAACGACCAAGAGATCCACGAGTTGATGCACGACGCCAAGAGCGGTCTGGTGGCGCACCTCGAGGCTTTCGCAGGCAACACCATCGAGTTCATCCGCAGCGAGAGCCCGCTGCTCATCGACGGCATCGGCATCCCGAACATCGACGTGGACCTGCATCGCAGGCACGTGGTGATCGTGGCCGAGGAGCCCGATGCTGCCGCGGACCTCAAGGCGCTCAAACCGTTCATCAAGGAGTACCAGCCGGTGCTGGTCGGTGTCGGGGCCGGTGCGGACGTGCTGCGCAAGGCCGGGTACCGGCCGGCGCTGATCGTCGGGGACCCGGACAAGATGAGTGTCGAGGTGTTGCGGTCCGGTGCCCAGGTGGTGCTGCCCGCCGACGCCGACGGGCATGCCGCCGGCCTGGAGCGCATCCAAGATCTCGGTGTCGGCGCGATGACCTTCCCGGCCGCCGGATCGGCCGCCGACCTGGCGCTGCTGCTGTGCGACCACCACGGTGCGTCGCTGATCGTCACGGCCGGTCACACCGCCTCGATCGAGGAGTTCTTCGACCGCACGCGCCAGCGCAGCAACCCGTCCACGTTCCTGACCCGGTTGAAGGTCGGGGAGAAGCTCGTCGACGCCAAGGCGGTGGCGACCCTGTACCGCAGCCGGGTGTCCGGTGGCGCGATCGCGCTGCTGGTGCTGGCCATGCTGGTGGCGGTGGTTGTCGCGCTGTGGGTGTCACGGGCCGACGGCGCGGTCCTGGACTGGGTCGTCGACTGCTGGAACCGCTTCACGCTGTGGGTCCAGAACCTCGTCAGCTGA
- the recN gene encoding DNA repair protein RecN, translating into MLSEIRIESLGAISSATAEFDRGLTVLTGETGTGKTMVVTSLHLLGGARADATRVRSGSDRAVVEGRFSTIELGEDVSGRVEEILDSSGAERDDDGSVIAARSVSRAGPSRAFLGGRSVPAKSLSSFTAQVLTLHGQNDQLRLMRPDEQRAALDRFAEVDKPLTRYRRIRDEWLAARRDLTDRRHRARELAQEADRLSFGIQEIDAVAPQPGEDEAIIADIRRLSELDALREAAQTARFALAGELDEPTPESTSASDGVGRAQAALESTDDSALQALAVRLAEAMAVIGDVSGELGDYLSELPSDASTLESKLARQAELRTLTRKYAADVDGVLEWARDAAERLAQLDVSEESLAALDRKVAELEAQLVVAAGELTKARSKAAKGLAKAVTAELAGLAMANAVFTIGVASMPARADDSAPVTMPDGEVLHAGHDGVDAVEFGFTAHRGADVLPLAKSASGGELSRVMLALEVVLSASTAGTTMVFDEVDAGVGGRAAVQIGRRLARLARTHQVIVVTHLPQVAAFADAHLVVDSGNGRAKSSGVRRIEDEDRVAELARMLAGLGESDSGRAHARELLDAAQQERSAP; encoded by the coding sequence GTGCTGTCAGAGATTCGTATCGAGTCATTGGGCGCGATCAGTTCGGCCACCGCGGAGTTCGACCGCGGGCTGACGGTGCTGACCGGTGAAACCGGTACCGGCAAGACGATGGTGGTGACCAGCCTGCACCTGCTCGGCGGGGCGCGGGCGGACGCGACCAGGGTGCGTTCGGGCTCGGATCGCGCCGTGGTGGAAGGCCGTTTCAGCACAATCGAACTCGGTGAGGACGTATCGGGGCGGGTCGAGGAGATCCTGGATTCCTCCGGCGCCGAGCGCGATGACGACGGCAGCGTGATCGCGGCCCGTTCGGTCAGCCGGGCCGGGCCTTCGCGGGCCTTTCTCGGCGGGCGCAGTGTGCCGGCCAAATCATTGAGCAGCTTCACCGCCCAGGTGCTGACCCTGCACGGCCAGAACGATCAGTTGCGGCTGATGCGGCCCGATGAGCAGCGTGCGGCATTGGACCGGTTCGCCGAGGTGGACAAGCCGTTGACCCGTTACCGGCGCATCCGCGATGAATGGCTGGCTGCACGTCGTGATCTGACCGACCGGCGTCACCGGGCCCGGGAACTGGCCCAGGAAGCCGACCGGCTCAGCTTCGGAATCCAGGAGATCGACGCGGTCGCACCGCAACCCGGTGAGGACGAGGCGATCATCGCCGACATCCGCCGGCTGTCGGAACTCGATGCGCTGCGCGAAGCCGCGCAGACCGCCCGCTTCGCCTTGGCCGGCGAGCTCGACGAGCCGACCCCAGAGTCCACCTCGGCGTCGGACGGTGTGGGCCGGGCGCAGGCGGCGCTGGAGTCCACCGACGACTCGGCGCTGCAGGCACTGGCCGTCCGCCTGGCCGAGGCGATGGCGGTGATCGGTGACGTATCGGGCGAGCTGGGTGACTACCTGTCCGAATTGCCTAGCGATGCCAGCACTTTGGAGTCCAAGCTGGCACGGCAGGCCGAACTGCGCACGCTCACCCGCAAGTACGCCGCCGATGTCGACGGCGTGCTGGAGTGGGCGCGGGATGCCGCCGAGCGGTTGGCGCAGCTCGATGTGTCCGAGGAGAGCCTGGCCGCCCTCGACCGCAAGGTCGCCGAGCTCGAGGCTCAGTTGGTCGTGGCGGCAGGGGAGCTCACCAAGGCCCGGTCCAAGGCCGCCAAAGGGTTGGCCAAGGCGGTGACCGCGGAATTGGCCGGACTGGCCATGGCCAACGCGGTGTTCACCATCGGCGTCGCCTCGATGCCGGCGCGGGCCGACGATTCCGCGCCGGTGACCATGCCCGACGGTGAGGTTCTGCACGCCGGCCACGACGGTGTCGACGCGGTCGAGTTCGGGTTCACCGCACATCGTGGCGCGGACGTGCTGCCGCTGGCCAAGAGTGCCTCCGGCGGTGAGCTGTCCCGCGTCATGTTGGCCCTCGAGGTGGTTCTTTCGGCGTCGACGGCGGGTACGACGATGGTGTTCGACGAGGTCGATGCCGGGGTCGGCGGCCGGGCCGCGGTGCAGATCGGCCGCAGGCTGGCCCGGCTGGCGCGCACCCACCAGGTGATCGTGGTGACGCACCTGCCTCAGGTGGCGGCGTTCGCCGATGCCCACCTGGTGGTCGACAGCGGCAATGGCCGCGCCAAGTCCAGCGGTGTACGCCGCATCGAGGACGAGGACCGCGTCGCCGAATTGGCCCGGATGCTGGCCGGTTTGGGGGAGTCCGACAGCGGCCGGGCCCATGCCCGGGAGCTGTTGGACGCGGCTCAGCAGGAGCGCAGCGCGCCCTAG
- a CDS encoding pyridoxamine 5'-phosphate oxidase family protein, whose amino-acid sequence MYHSGELTVQRRMGQEAIATRVGRMIRTEIPEAAAAFLAEQPMIVLTAADDEGRVWTSLITGPPGFVHADEPRTIVIDARPAPGDPLRDILRSGQQVGMIAIEPQTRRRMRVNGTAEPSGTGLRIHTDQVYSNCPKYISRRDIVGVRSASEQPELSRGDSLTDRQLDLIATADAFFIGSADAVGNADASHRGGNPGFLQALSPRLLRWPDYRGNSMFMTLGNIEANPRCGLLVIDWSSGSTLQLTGTAAINWAEADSSAGTQCAVDFTIDEAVELTHVSPLRWSSGELSPANPGLSTGRG is encoded by the coding sequence ATGTATCACTCGGGTGAGCTGACGGTGCAGCGGCGGATGGGCCAGGAGGCGATCGCCACCCGCGTCGGCCGGATGATCCGCACCGAGATTCCCGAAGCCGCCGCCGCGTTTCTCGCCGAACAGCCGATGATCGTGCTCACCGCGGCCGACGACGAAGGCCGGGTGTGGACCAGCTTGATCACTGGTCCGCCCGGCTTCGTCCACGCCGACGAGCCTCGCACGATCGTGATCGATGCGCGGCCGGCACCGGGCGATCCGCTACGCGACATACTGCGGAGCGGACAGCAGGTCGGAATGATCGCCATCGAGCCGCAGACCCGCCGCCGGATGCGGGTCAACGGCACCGCCGAGCCGTCCGGCACCGGCCTGCGGATCCACACCGACCAGGTGTATTCGAACTGTCCCAAGTACATCTCGCGCAGGGACATCGTCGGCGTGCGGTCGGCGAGCGAACAGCCCGAGCTGAGCCGCGGCGATTCACTCACCGATCGACAACTCGACCTCATCGCGACCGCGGACGCCTTCTTCATCGGTTCGGCGGATGCCGTCGGCAATGCCGACGCGTCCCACCGGGGCGGCAATCCCGGCTTCCTGCAGGCACTCTCACCCCGGTTGCTGCGCTGGCCGGACTACCGCGGGAATTCAATGTTCATGACGCTGGGCAACATCGAGGCCAACCCGCGGTGCGGGCTGTTGGTGATCGACTGGTCTTCCGGCTCGACGCTCCAGCTCACCGGAACCGCCGCAATCAACTGGGCGGAAGCCGATTCCAGTGCCGGCACGCAGTGCGCCGTCGACTTCACCATCGACGAGGCGGTCGAGCTGACCCATGTCAGTCCACTGCGATGGAGCTCCGGCGAGCTGTCACCGGCCAATCCGGGGCTGAGCACCGGACGCGGCTAG
- a CDS encoding CTP synthase, with product MPALRKHPHTATKHLFVTGGVVSSLGKGLTASSLGQLLTARGLQVTMQKLDPYLNVDPGTMNPFQHGEVFVTEDGAETDLDVGHYERFLDRDLSQSANVTTGQVYSSVIAKERRGEYLGDTVQVIPHITDEIKSRILAMAEPDAAGHRPDVVITEIGGTVGDIESLPFLEAARQVRHEVGRENCFFLHVSLVPYLAPSGELKTKPTQHSVAALRSIGITPDALILRCDRDVPEPLKNKIALMCDVDVDGVISTPDAPSIYDIPKVLHREELDAYVVRRLNLPFRDVDWSEWDDLLRRVHEPQETVRIALVGKYIDLSDAYLSVAEALRAGGFKHRAKVEIRWVASDDCETDAGAAAALSDVDGVLIPGGFGIRGIEGKLGAIGFARKRSLPVLGLCLGLQCIVIEAARSVGITGANSAEFDPKTPDPVISTMADQQDAVAGEADLGGTMRLGAYPAVLEAGSIVAQAYQATEVSERHRHRYEVNNAYRDRIAKSGLKFSGTSPDGHLVEFVEYDSKIHPFLVGTQAHPELKSRPTRPHPLFAAFIGAALDYKAEERLPGMDLPEHFDEEAENGDSPAEESLEKSDVRG from the coding sequence TTGCCCGCCTTACGCAAGCACCCGCACACCGCCACCAAACACCTCTTCGTCACCGGTGGTGTGGTGTCTTCACTGGGTAAGGGGCTGACCGCCTCAAGCCTCGGTCAGCTGCTCACCGCGCGGGGGCTGCAGGTGACGATGCAGAAACTCGATCCCTACCTGAACGTCGATCCGGGCACCATGAACCCGTTCCAGCACGGCGAGGTGTTCGTCACCGAGGACGGCGCGGAGACGGACCTCGACGTCGGCCACTACGAGCGGTTCCTGGACCGCGACCTGTCGCAGTCGGCCAACGTGACCACCGGCCAGGTCTACTCCTCGGTGATCGCCAAGGAACGCCGCGGCGAGTACCTGGGCGACACCGTGCAGGTGATTCCCCACATCACCGACGAGATCAAGAGCCGGATCCTGGCGATGGCCGAGCCCGATGCGGCCGGCCACCGGCCCGATGTCGTGATCACCGAGATCGGCGGCACGGTCGGCGATATCGAGTCGCTGCCGTTCCTGGAGGCGGCCCGCCAGGTGCGCCACGAGGTCGGCCGGGAGAACTGCTTCTTCCTGCACGTGTCGCTGGTGCCGTATCTGGCTCCCTCCGGTGAACTCAAGACCAAGCCGACCCAGCACTCGGTGGCTGCGCTGCGCAGCATCGGTATCACTCCCGATGCGCTGATCCTGCGGTGTGACCGTGACGTTCCCGAACCGCTCAAGAACAAGATCGCGCTGATGTGCGACGTCGACGTCGACGGCGTGATCTCCACCCCCGACGCGCCGTCCATCTACGACATCCCCAAGGTGCTGCACCGCGAGGAACTCGATGCGTACGTGGTGCGCCGGCTGAACCTGCCGTTCCGCGACGTGGATTGGTCGGAGTGGGACGACCTGCTGCGCCGGGTACACGAGCCGCAGGAAACCGTCCGGATCGCGTTGGTGGGCAAGTACATCGACCTGTCCGACGCCTACCTGTCGGTGGCCGAGGCGCTGCGCGCCGGCGGCTTCAAACACCGGGCCAAGGTGGAGATCCGCTGGGTGGCCTCCGATGACTGCGAGACCGACGCCGGCGCGGCGGCCGCACTGTCCGATGTCGACGGGGTCCTCATCCCCGGCGGGTTCGGCATCCGCGGTATCGAGGGCAAGCTGGGGGCCATCGGCTTCGCCCGCAAGCGCAGCCTGCCGGTGCTCGGGTTGTGTCTGGGCCTGCAGTGCATCGTGATCGAAGCGGCTCGCTCCGTCGGCATCACCGGTGCCAACTCGGCCGAGTTCGACCCGAAGACACCGGATCCGGTGATCTCCACGATGGCCGACCAGCAGGACGCGGTGGCCGGCGAGGCCGATCTGGGCGGCACCATGCGGCTGGGCGCGTACCCCGCCGTGCTGGAAGCGGGATCGATTGTGGCGCAGGCCTACCAGGCCACCGAGGTGTCCGAACGGCACCGGCATCGCTACGAGGTCAACAACGCCTACCGCGATCGGATCGCCAAGAGCGGACTGAAGTTCAGCGGCACCTCGCCCGACGGACACCTGGTGGAGTTCGTCGAGTACGACTCGAAGATCCATCCGTTCCTCGTCGGAACCCAGGCTCACCCCGAGCTCAAGAGCCGGCCGACTCGGCCGCATCCACTGTTCGCCGCGTTCATCGGGGCGGCACTGGACTACAAGGCCGAGGAGCGGTTGCCCGGCATGGACCTTCCCGAACATTTCGACGAGGAGGCCGAGAACGGCGACAGCCCGGCGGAGGAAAGCCTGGAGAAGTCCGACGTCCGTGGCTGA